A stretch of the Vigna radiata var. radiata cultivar VC1973A chromosome 9, Vradiata_ver6, whole genome shotgun sequence genome encodes the following:
- the LOC106773187 gene encoding mediator of RNA polymerase II transcription subunit 19a: protein MDPEGKKFGGGPRELTGAVDLISHFKLLPHYEFFCKRPLPVPIADTHYLHNVVGDTEIRKGDGMQLDQLIQYTSSFRDTNARIQPFDLDVLKEAFQLRETAPIDLPAAEKGIPTISGKSKSENKDKEKKHKKHKDKDKDKDKEHKKHKHRHKDRSKDKDKDKDRDKKKDKSGHRDSSADHSKKHHEKKRKHDGDDDVNDVHKHKRSKHKSSKIDELGAIKVAG, encoded by the exons ATGGATCCCGAAGGCAAAAAGTTTGGAGGAG GACCAAGAGAATTGACAGGTGCTGTGGATCTTATAAGTCATTTCAAATTACTACCCCACTATGAGTTTTTCTGCAAGAGGCCTCTCCCTGTTCCTATTGCGGACACACACTACCTTCACAATGTTGTAGGAGACACAGAAATAAGAAAAGGAGATGGGATGCAATTGGATCAACTTATTCAGTATACATCCTCCTTTAGAGATACAAATGCTCGTATTCAGCCTTTTGACCTAGATGTTCTCAAGGAGGCTTTTCAACTAAGGGAAACAGCTCCCATTGACTTGCCCGCT GCGGAGAAAGGGATTCCTACTATTTCAGGAAAATCAAAAAGTGAGAACAAAGACAAGGAGAAGAAGCATAAAAAGCACAAAGACAAGGACAAAGATAAGGACAAGGAGCATAAGAAGCACAAGCATCGTCATAAAGACCGAAGCAAAGACAAAGACAAGGACAAGGATAGGgacaaaaagaaagataaaagtgGGCATCGTGATTCCAGTGCTGATCACTCAAAGAAACACCATGAAAAG AAAAGGAAGCATGATGGAGATGATGATGTTAATGATGTGCACAAACACAAAAGGAGTAAG CACAAGAGCTCAAAAATTGATGAATTGGGAGCAATTAAGGTCGCTGGCTAA